The following proteins come from a genomic window of Candidatus Methylacidiphilales bacterium:
- a CDS encoding ParB/RepB/Spo0J family partition protein — MARNALGKGLGALIGGNAAAVTPVALEPGESIRQVGLDTIVPSPFQPRRTFTAEHLDELAASIQQHGIIQPLVVRRVGNKHELIAGERRWRAARLAGLKEVPVVVRQKTDQEAAEEALIENLIRADLNPMEEADGYARLIESHHLTQEQVAERVGKSRTAVTNALRLRNLSTSVRTLVGEGKLSSGHAKVLLGLPTAALQDSAAKSVVQGDLSVRATEALVRALLKSGGKSSGKKTKPAAADWRDIELRLQRSLGTKVRLVGSGKKGHLEIQYFNEADLDRLLLQFGVRPE; from the coding sequence ATGGCACGCAACGCACTGGGCAAGGGATTGGGCGCCCTCATCGGCGGCAACGCCGCCGCCGTCACTCCGGTCGCCCTCGAACCCGGTGAATCCATCCGACAGGTCGGATTGGACACCATCGTCCCCAGCCCGTTCCAACCCCGCCGCACCTTCACCGCCGAGCACCTCGACGAACTTGCGGCCAGCATCCAACAACATGGCATCATCCAGCCCCTCGTGGTCCGGCGTGTGGGCAACAAACACGAGCTCATCGCCGGGGAACGTCGCTGGCGCGCCGCCCGCCTGGCCGGCCTGAAGGAAGTCCCCGTCGTCGTCCGCCAGAAGACCGACCAGGAGGCCGCCGAAGAGGCCCTGATTGAAAACCTCATCCGCGCCGACCTCAATCCGATGGAAGAAGCCGACGGCTACGCCCGGTTGATTGAGTCGCACCACCTCACCCAGGAGCAAGTCGCCGAGCGCGTGGGGAAAAGCCGCACCGCAGTCACCAACGCCCTCCGCCTGCGCAACCTCAGCACTTCCGTCCGCACCCTGGTGGGCGAAGGCAAACTCTCCTCCGGCCACGCCAAGGTCCTCCTCGGTCTGCCCACGGCGGCCCTCCAGGACAGCGCCGCCAAATCCGTCGTCCAGGGCGACCTCTCCGTCCGCGCCACCGAGGCCCTGGTCCGAGCCCTCCTCAAGTCCGGGGGCAAGTCCTCCGGGAAAAAAACCAAGCCCGCCGCCGCCGATTGGCGCGACATCGAACTCCGTCTCCAGCGTTCCCTTGGCACCAAGGTCCGGCTCGTCGGCTCGGGCAAAAAGGGCCACCTGGAAATCCAGTATTTCAATGAAGCCGATCTCGACCGCCTCCTTCTCCAATTCGGCGTTCGTCCGGAATAA
- a CDS encoding Xaa-Pro peptidase family protein, with the protein MPQSFPARLMIGASEHSADLLYATRMFVPDPFVWLQTGRKTLGVFSALEVDRARGQARLDEVMEQSQVEALLKRPPAAAAGRFLHSIAALLRSRRIRTVEVPYWTEAGLVEFLRSEKIRVEIVDGPFFPGREIKTEEEVRAIIRGQRQAEAGMARAFEVLRACSEGNRRLLRWNGRALTSEILRGEIDAAVVRAGGIPGHTIVAGGLQGCDPHERGHGPLRAHEALILDIFPRDQSSGYFGDLTRTVVKGRASEALRRQYATVLAGQKKALRAIKAGVDGAKLHQSVKDFFTSEGYPTEQREGRWVGFFHGTGHSLGLEIHEPPRFAAGKFKAGHVMTVEPGLYYPETGGVRIEDLVTVTRTGHRNLTRTPKFLEI; encoded by the coding sequence ATGCCGCAATCCTTCCCCGCCCGACTGATGATCGGTGCCAGTGAACACTCTGCCGACTTGTTATACGCCACCCGCATGTTTGTTCCCGATCCTTTTGTCTGGCTGCAGACGGGTCGCAAGACCCTGGGAGTCTTCAGTGCATTGGAAGTGGATCGCGCCCGCGGCCAAGCCCGGCTGGATGAAGTGATGGAGCAGTCCCAGGTGGAGGCGCTGCTCAAACGTCCGCCCGCTGCCGCGGCTGGGCGATTTCTCCATTCGATTGCGGCCTTGTTGCGTTCCCGCCGCATCCGGACGGTCGAGGTCCCTTATTGGACGGAGGCGGGATTGGTGGAGTTTCTCCGCAGCGAGAAGATACGTGTGGAGATCGTTGATGGCCCTTTTTTTCCCGGGCGAGAAATCAAAACCGAAGAAGAAGTCCGCGCGATCATCCGTGGCCAGCGACAGGCGGAAGCCGGTATGGCCCGGGCCTTCGAAGTGCTCCGCGCCTGCTCTGAGGGAAACCGTCGCCTGTTGCGCTGGAATGGGCGCGCACTGACTTCGGAAATCCTGCGGGGTGAGATTGATGCTGCCGTGGTGCGGGCCGGGGGAATCCCCGGCCATACCATCGTGGCTGGCGGCTTGCAGGGTTGTGACCCACACGAACGCGGTCACGGGCCTTTGAGAGCCCATGAAGCCCTCATTCTTGACATTTTTCCCCGTGACCAGAGCAGTGGCTATTTCGGCGACCTCACCCGCACTGTGGTCAAGGGGCGGGCTTCCGAGGCTTTGCGACGGCAATACGCCACGGTGCTCGCCGGCCAGAAGAAGGCCCTCCGTGCCATCAAGGCCGGTGTGGACGGGGCCAAGTTGCACCAGTCGGTGAAGGATTTCTTCACATCAGAAGGCTACCCGACCGAGCAACGGGAAGGCCGCTGGGTCGGTTTCTTCCATGGCACCGGGCACAGCCTCGGCTTGGAAATTCATGAGCCTCCACGCTTCGCCGCCGGCAAATTCAAGGCCGGGCATGTCATGACGGTCGAACCGGGACTCTACTACCCGGAAACCGGCGGCGTGCGCATCGAGGATCTGGTCACGGTGACCCGGACCGGCCATCGCAATCTGACCCGCACCCCCAAGTTTTTGGAGATTTAA
- a CDS encoding UbiA-like polyprenyltransferase — translation MHASNQAQAEAEAAPSEPVWLRFGRFIRLSHTVFALPFALVSMLVAARGLPPWPVVGWILLCMVSARTAAMLFNRLADWDIDQLNPRTQDRHRLVPKPLARAAWVVSVAVFVLGAWQLNLLCLVLAPVAIGIISFYSLCKRFTAYAHLFLGLALAVAPMGAWAAVSGELWSPAPYLLAMGVLCWVFGFDLIYATLDMEFDRKAGLHSFPARYGLTAALRLAVGLHGMAAVLFLVFGWWAGFGWIYLVAWLACVVALVYEHRLSRQGDPTSINRAFFAVNAVVGLLLLSGTALDVFF, via the coding sequence ATGCATGCGTCAAACCAGGCCCAAGCGGAGGCCGAAGCGGCCCCATCCGAGCCTGTTTGGCTGCGCTTCGGACGTTTCATCCGCCTTTCCCACACGGTGTTTGCCCTTCCGTTTGCGCTCGTCTCGATGCTGGTGGCCGCCCGCGGACTTCCCCCATGGCCCGTGGTGGGTTGGATTCTGCTCTGCATGGTATCCGCCCGCACCGCGGCCATGTTGTTCAATCGCCTGGCCGATTGGGACATCGACCAGTTGAACCCGCGAACCCAGGACCGTCACCGCCTCGTGCCCAAACCCCTGGCCCGTGCGGCCTGGGTGGTTTCGGTGGCTGTATTTGTTCTCGGCGCCTGGCAACTCAACCTCCTTTGCCTGGTGCTGGCACCGGTCGCGATTGGCATCATTTCTTTTTATTCCCTCTGCAAACGATTCACTGCCTACGCTCATCTGTTCCTGGGCCTGGCCCTGGCGGTCGCCCCCATGGGGGCCTGGGCGGCGGTGAGCGGTGAGTTATGGTCCCCGGCGCCCTATCTTCTGGCGATGGGGGTGCTCTGCTGGGTCTTCGGCTTCGATCTCATCTATGCCACCCTCGACATGGAGTTCGACCGCAAGGCGGGCCTGCACAGCTTCCCGGCGCGCTACGGCTTGACCGCTGCCCTCCGGCTGGCGGTCGGGTTGCACGGGATGGCGGCAGTCCTCTTTTTGGTCTTCGGCTGGTGGGCGGGTTTCGGTTGGATCTACCTTGTTGCCTGGCTGGCCTGCGTGGTTGCCTTGGTTTACGAACACCGGCTGAGCCGCCAAGGCGACCCCACTTCGATCAACCGTGCCTTTTTCGCCGTCAATGCCGTGGTGGGCCTTTTGCTTTTGTCCGGCACGGCCTTAGATGTATTCTTCTGA
- the mqnE gene encoding aminofutalosine synthase MqnE, with translation MELNDIIRKSESGERLSVAEAVHLYQSAPLEELGRLASRVRQQKNGNRASYVLNRYLNYSNVCILSCQFCSFYRRKRDPDAFEFAIPEMVEKARESLADCITEIHIVGGLHPSLPFSYYTGMLHALKALDPALSLKAFTAIEIRHLAERVYKKSIRETLEALREAGLDALTGGGAEIFDAGVRDRICRGKESAEEWLEVHRTWHQLGQRSTCTMLYGHVETVEQRFQHLALLRDLQDETGGFTALVPYAFEPENNELAHLRRISGLEELRMLAMCRLFLDNFDHLTAYWISTGLGLAQVALSYGVDDLHGTIAEEKIFHMAGAKTPAAQTRHSLEQAIREAGFVPVQRDTVYQPV, from the coding sequence ATGGAACTGAACGACATCATCCGGAAATCAGAATCGGGGGAACGTCTGTCCGTTGCCGAGGCCGTGCATCTTTACCAGTCCGCCCCGCTCGAGGAACTGGGACGTCTGGCCAGCCGGGTGCGCCAACAGAAGAACGGCAACCGGGCCAGCTACGTGCTCAACCGTTACCTCAATTATTCCAATGTCTGCATCCTCAGTTGCCAATTCTGTTCCTTTTACCGCCGCAAGCGCGACCCGGATGCCTTCGAATTCGCCATCCCGGAAATGGTGGAAAAAGCCCGGGAGTCGCTGGCTGACTGCATCACAGAGATCCACATCGTGGGTGGCCTCCATCCCAGCCTCCCGTTCAGTTACTACACCGGCATGCTGCATGCCCTCAAGGCCCTCGACCCGGCCCTCAGTCTCAAGGCCTTCACCGCCATTGAAATCCGCCACCTGGCCGAACGGGTGTACAAAAAATCCATCCGTGAAACCCTGGAAGCTCTGCGCGAGGCCGGTTTGGATGCCCTGACCGGTGGAGGGGCGGAGATCTTCGATGCCGGTGTGCGCGACCGGATCTGCCGCGGCAAGGAGTCGGCGGAGGAATGGCTCGAAGTCCACCGCACCTGGCACCAACTCGGACAGCGCAGCACCTGCACCATGCTCTATGGCCATGTGGAAACCGTCGAGCAACGCTTCCAGCATTTGGCACTGTTGCGCGATTTGCAGGACGAAACCGGTGGCTTCACCGCCCTGGTGCCCTACGCATTCGAACCGGAGAACAATGAGCTTGCCCACCTTCGCCGTATCTCGGGTTTGGAGGAATTGCGCATGCTCGCCATGTGCCGCCTCTTCTTGGACAACTTCGACCATCTCACCGCTTACTGGATCAGCACCGGGTTGGGACTGGCCCAGGTGGCGTTGAGCTACGGGGTGGACGACCTGCACGGAACCATCGCGGAGGAAAAGATCTTCCACATGGCCGGGGCCAAGACTCCCGCCGCCCAGACCCGTCACAGTCTGGAGCAGGCCATCCGCGAGGCCGGTTTTGTCCCGGTGCAGCGCGACACGGTTTATCAGCCGGTTTGA
- a CDS encoding tetrahydrofolate dehydrogenase/cyclohydrolase catalytic domain-containing protein has translation MSAQLIDGKKIAAEIHAETAGRVARLKERGIQPHIQFMRVGDDPASKAYVGMKDKKAAELGIRASTRLFPEGTGEDELLAAIREANANPAIHGILVQAPIPGISQTVVFSTLSPDKDVDGFHPVNFGKLLLGDPDGFRPCTPAGVQELLIRSGIKTAGAHVVVLGRGNIVGKPMAAILCQKDKHADATVTLAHSRTRDIASLVRQADIIVAAMGQAEFVKASMVKPGAVVMDVGVNRVEDPSSAKGYKLVGDIDFAGVCEVAGHVTPNPGGVGPMTIALLMANTVTAAERATR, from the coding sequence ATGAGCGCCCAATTGATTGACGGAAAAAAAATAGCCGCCGAGATCCATGCTGAAACCGCCGGGCGCGTGGCGCGTTTGAAGGAACGGGGCATCCAGCCGCACATCCAATTCATGCGCGTGGGCGATGATCCCGCCTCCAAGGCCTATGTGGGCATGAAGGACAAGAAAGCGGCCGAGTTGGGCATCAGGGCCTCGACCCGGCTTTTCCCCGAGGGCACGGGCGAGGACGAATTACTGGCCGCCATCCGCGAAGCCAACGCCAACCCGGCCATTCACGGCATTCTGGTCCAGGCTCCCATTCCGGGGATTTCACAAACGGTCGTCTTTTCCACCCTTTCCCCGGACAAGGACGTCGACGGCTTCCATCCGGTGAATTTTGGCAAGTTGCTCCTGGGTGATCCGGACGGCTTCCGCCCCTGCACGCCAGCGGGGGTACAGGAATTGCTCATCCGCAGCGGCATTAAGACCGCCGGCGCCCATGTCGTCGTGCTCGGACGGGGCAACATCGTCGGCAAACCCATGGCCGCCATCCTTTGCCAAAAGGACAAACACGCCGACGCCACCGTGACCCTGGCCCATTCGCGCACCCGCGACATCGCCAGCCTGGTCAGACAGGCCGATATCATCGTCGCCGCCATGGGTCAGGCGGAATTCGTCAAGGCCTCGATGGTCAAGCCCGGTGCCGTCGTCATGGACGTGGGGGTCAACCGGGTCGAGGACCCATCATCGGCCAAGGGATACAAACTGGTCGGCGACATCGATTTCGCCGGAGTGTGCGAAGTGGCCGGCCATGTCACCCCGAATCCGGGCGGCGTCGGTCCGATGACCATTGCGCTCCTGATGGCCAACACAGTAACGGCGGCCGAGCGCGCCACGCGCTGA
- the mutL gene encoding DNA mismatch repair endonuclease MutL, which translates to MPPRIRVLDDITANRIAAGEVVERPASVVKELLENSLDAGATRIEIDAEGGGKSLVRITDDGCGMGRDDALLCLERHATSKLRSADDLQGVTTLGFRGEALPSIASVCKFRLLTREPGNVAGTEVLVDGGKIKEVREAGCAVGTSIEVRALFHHVPGRRKFLKSDATEWAHIEQVVRLAALAHEKTGFTLRQDSREVLRLPPAGDKEERVRQLLGAGFMRDLLSLVAEEGGMKLTGWIGKPGISRSNRQDHHLFVNGRPVHSPGINFAVLEGYQQALVRGRFPVLVLFLEVPPSTLDVNVHPAKREVRFRDELRVKDFVATSIRDVLHRTGTAPASVEMEQGLHRPVEQPQPASPRARQVALFAASPLPEPPSVHSLPVETAFPSPSAPAEVGPEEKNHDLRVVGIMLGRYIMAENPQGIVLIDQEAARERILFEEIADRLSRQDPHSQRLLVAETLELSPAEAACARQQSAALESVGFGLAPLGGNTFLIDAVPASVETQHVGDFFRDVLHDLMQTGRASRSGNAHDERLAEVMARHTARLRSELSPIEVERLLADLHRCHLPYTCPGGRPTMILLSRDELKRKFGL; encoded by the coding sequence ATGCCTCCCCGTATCCGCGTCCTCGACGACATCACCGCCAACCGCATCGCGGCGGGCGAGGTCGTGGAGCGCCCGGCTTCCGTGGTCAAGGAATTGCTGGAAAACAGCCTGGATGCCGGGGCCACCCGCATCGAAATCGATGCCGAGGGCGGTGGCAAGAGCCTGGTCCGCATCACGGATGATGGTTGCGGCATGGGCCGCGACGACGCCCTCCTTTGCCTCGAACGCCATGCCACCAGCAAATTGCGATCGGCCGACGACCTCCAGGGGGTCACCACCCTCGGCTTCCGCGGCGAGGCCCTGCCCAGCATCGCTTCGGTCTGCAAATTCCGCCTCCTCACCCGCGAACCGGGCAATGTGGCCGGTACGGAGGTGTTGGTGGACGGCGGCAAAATCAAGGAAGTGCGCGAGGCCGGTTGTGCCGTTGGCACTTCCATCGAGGTGCGTGCCCTTTTCCACCACGTCCCCGGTCGGCGTAAATTCCTCAAATCCGATGCCACCGAGTGGGCCCACATCGAGCAGGTCGTCCGCCTGGCCGCTCTGGCCCATGAGAAAACCGGTTTCACCCTCCGCCAGGACTCACGCGAAGTTCTGCGTTTGCCTCCTGCTGGAGACAAGGAGGAACGGGTGCGGCAATTGCTCGGTGCCGGGTTCATGCGCGACCTGCTGTCGTTGGTGGCAGAGGAGGGGGGCATGAAGCTCACCGGGTGGATCGGCAAGCCCGGGATCAGTCGCAGCAACCGCCAGGACCACCACCTCTTCGTCAACGGACGCCCGGTCCACAGTCCGGGGATCAACTTCGCCGTGCTCGAAGGTTACCAGCAGGCCCTGGTCCGGGGCCGGTTCCCCGTCCTGGTCCTGTTCCTCGAAGTCCCCCCGTCCACCCTGGATGTCAATGTCCACCCGGCCAAGCGCGAGGTCCGTTTCCGTGATGAACTGAGGGTGAAGGATTTTGTGGCGACATCGATTCGCGATGTACTGCACCGCACGGGAACGGCCCCGGCCTCGGTGGAAATGGAACAGGGTCTGCACAGACCCGTGGAACAACCCCAACCCGCCAGTCCCCGGGCCCGTCAAGTCGCCCTTTTCGCCGCCTCCCCGCTGCCGGAACCTCCGTCCGTCCACAGCTTGCCGGTGGAGACCGCTTTTCCTTCCCCCTCTGCTCCTGCGGAAGTGGGGCCGGAGGAAAAAAACCACGATCTCCGGGTGGTTGGGATCATGCTCGGTCGCTACATCATGGCGGAAAATCCGCAGGGGATCGTCCTGATCGATCAGGAGGCCGCACGTGAACGCATCCTCTTCGAGGAGATTGCCGACCGTCTTTCCCGCCAAGACCCCCACAGCCAGCGCTTGTTGGTGGCGGAGACCCTCGAGCTTTCCCCCGCCGAGGCCGCCTGCGCCCGCCAACAGAGCGCGGCGCTGGAATCGGTCGGTTTCGGACTGGCCCCGCTCGGTGGCAACACGTTCCTCATTGATGCGGTGCCAGCCAGCGTCGAAACCCAGCACGTGGGGGATTTCTTCCGCGATGTTCTCCACGACCTCATGCAGACCGGCCGGGCATCGCGCTCCGGCAATGCCCACGATGAACGACTGGCCGAGGTCATGGCCCGGCACACCGCACGTCTGCGATCCGAGCTGTCGCCGATTGAAGTCGAGCGTTTGTTGGCCGATCTCCACCGCTGCCACCTGCCCTACACCTGTCCCGGTGGACGACCGACCATGATCCTTCTCAGCCGCGATGAATTGAAACGCAAATTCGGTTTGTAG
- a CDS encoding GxxExxY protein, with product MKDLILKEECLEMELHERRVPFTAKPKLPLSYKGRPLKSSYEPDLLCYGKLVVELKAVSALCDEHRAQVLNYLHAGPFPLGLLVNFGHHPKVEYERLALTSLRSLPPEL from the coding sequence ATGAAGGATCTGATTCTCAAAGAGGAATGCTTGGAAATGGAGCTGCACGAACGGCGTGTGCCCTTTACCGCCAAACCCAAGCTGCCGCTGTCTTATAAAGGCAGGCCACTCAAGTCATCCTATGAGCCAGATCTGCTGTGCTATGGGAAGTTGGTCGTGGAGTTGAAAGCGGTTTCCGCACTGTGCGATGAGCATCGTGCCCAGGTTTTAAATTACCTTCATGCCGGTCCCTTTCCTTTGGGGCTTTTGGTGAACTTCGGCCACCACCCCAAAGTGGAGTACGAACGCCTGGCCCTGACTTCATTGAGGTCCCTGCCTCCCGAATTGTAA